The following are encoded together in the Humulus lupulus chromosome 5, drHumLupu1.1, whole genome shotgun sequence genome:
- the LOC133780097 gene encoding pre-mRNA-splicing factor ATP-dependent RNA helicase DEAH1-like: protein MARDGNLKTWVSDKLMSLLGYSQPTLVQYLIGLSKQSNSPTDVMSKLVEFGLSSSMETRVFAEEIYNRVPHKASSGLSVYQKREKEAAMVARKTYALLDDDDDEQRQVRRRADSDGEMLTESKLSKKDEDKAIRRYNDLDTLRRFSRQEYLKKREQKKLEEIRDDIKDEQYLFEGKKLSEAENRELRYKKGIYELVEKQTETEATDYVSEYRMPDAYDDQDAGVDQEKRFAVAVQRCRDPTAGDKKNPFEAWEEHQIGRATLKYGSRNKKQRSDDDYQFVFDDRVDFIKASVMDGDEFSVQRDDLHEKSIAESAFEKLQEERKGLPIYQHREGLLQAMNDHQVLVIVGETGSGKTTQIPQYLHEAGYTKRGKVGCTQPRRVAAMRVAARVAQEMGVKLGHEVGYSIRFEDCTSHKTVLKYMTDGVLLREFLGEPDLASYSGVMVDEAHERTLSTDILFGLLKDIARLRPDLKLLISSATLDAEKFSGYFDSAPIYNIPGRRYPVEIHYTKVPEADYLDAAIVSALQIHVTQPPGDILVFLTGQEEIETAEEIMKNRIRGLGAKIAELIICPIYANLPTEVQSKIFKPTPEGARKVVLATNIAETSLTIDGIKYVIDPGFCKLKSYNPRTGMESLLITPISKASANQRAGRSGRTGPGKCFRLYTAYNYYNNLDDNTMPEIQRTNLAHVVLMLKILGIRDLLHFDFMDPPPSEAILKALELLFALGGLNEVGELTKVGRRMAEFPLDPMLSKAIVASEKYKCSDQIISIAAMLSIGNSIFYRPKDKQVHADTARMNFHLGNVGDHLALLKVYTSWKETNYSTQWCYDNYIQVRSMKRARDIRDQLEGLLERVEIELVSNPNDLEAIKKSITSGYFPHSARLQKYGSYRTVKHPQTIHIHPSSGLAQVLPRWVVYHKLVLTSKEYMRQVTELKPEWLVEIAPHYYQLKDVEDSSTKKIPRGEDRAS, encoded by the coding sequence ATGGCGAGAGACGGCAATTTGAAGACGTGGGTATCTGACAAATTAATGTCATTGTTGGGATATTCTCAACCAACCCTTGTTCAGTATTTGATTGGGTTATCTAAGCAATCAAATTCACCAACTGATGTGATGAGTAAGCTTGTGGAGTTTGGATTATCTTCTTCCATGGAAACTCGTGTGTTTGCTGAAGAAATCTACAACAGAGTGCCTCATAAAGCATCATCCGGGTTGAGTGTTTATCAGAAGCGTGAGAAAGAAGCGGCCATGGTTGCGAGGAAGACGTATGCTCTACTGGATGACGATGACGATGAGCAGAGACAAGTGAGAAGACGAGCAGACTCAGATGGAGAAATGTTAACGGAGTCAAAGTTATCGAAAAAGGATGAAGATAAGGCTATTCGAAGGTATAATGATCTTGATACTTTAAGAAGGTTTTCAAGacaagaatatttgaagaaaCGAGAACAAAAGAAGCTCGAGGAAATTAGAGATGACATAAAAGATGAGCAGTATCTATTTGAAGGTAAGAAACTTAGTGAAGCAGAAAATCGTGAATTGAGGTATAAGAAGGGAATATATGAGCTTGTGGAGAAACAGACAGAGACAGAGGCAACTGATTATGTAAGTGAGTATAGGATGCCTGATGCCTATGATGATCAGGATGCTGGTGTTGATCAGGAGAAGAGATTTGCTGTGGCTGTGCAACGTTGCAGGGACCCAACTGCTGGAGACAAAAAGAACCCTTTTGAAGCCTGGGAAGAACATCAAATTGGCAGGGCAACATTGAAATATGGTTCAAGAAATAAAAAGCAAAGGTCTGATGATGATTACCAGTTTGTGTTCGACGACAGGGTTGATTTTATCAAGGCCTCTGTTATGGATGGTGATGAGTTTTCTGTTCAACGTGATGATTTACATGAGAAGTCAATTGCAGAATCAGCCTTTGAGAAGCTGCAGGAGGAGAGGAAAGGTTTGCCCATTTACCAACACCGTGAAGGGTTGCTCCAAGCTATGAATGATCATCAGGTTCTGGTTATTGTTGGTGAAACGGGCTCGGGAAAGACCACGCAGATTCCTCAGTATCTTCATGAAGCTGGGTACACAAAACGTGGGAAAGTTGGATGTACGCAGCCACGGCGAGTTGCTGCTATGAGAGTTGCAGCCAGGGTTGCTCAAGAAATGGGTGTCAAACTTGGGCATGAGGTTGGTTATTCCATTCGTTTTGAAGATTGTACATCTCACAAGACTGTTCTAAAGTACATGACAGATGGAGTGTTGTTGCGGGAGTTTCTCGGAGAACCTGATCTGGCGAGCTACAGCGGGGTGATGGTGGATGAGGCCCATGAAAGGACACTCTCAACTGACATTCTTTTTGGCTTACTAAAAGACATTGCTCGGTTAAGGCCTGATCTGAAGTTGCTTATTTCAAGTGCTACACTGGATGCAGAGAAGTTCAGTGGCTACTTTGATTCTGCACCAATTTATAACATCCCTGGTAGACGGTATCCTGTAGAAATACATTATACAAAAGTGCCTGAAGCTGATTACTTAGATGCTGCAATTGTGAGTGCACTTCAAATCCATGTGACACAGCCACCTGGGGATATATTGGTGTTCCTTACTGGCCAAGAAGAGATTGAGACAGCAGAAGAAATTATGAAGAACAGAATAAGGGGTCTTGGGGCAAAGATTGCTGAGTTGATCATCTGCCCCATATATGCCAACCTGCCAACAGAGGTACAATCTAAAATATTCAAACCAACGCCTGAAGGGGCAAGGAAGGTTGTCCTTGCCACGAATATTGCTGAGACATCACTAACCATTGATGGGATTAAATATGTCATTGATCCAGGTTTTTGCAAGTTAAAGTCGTACAATCCAAGGACTGGAATGGAGTCGTTGCTAATCACTCCAATATCCAAGGCATCAGCAAATCAGAGGGCAGGTCGATCTGGTCGAACAGGCCCAGGTAAGTGCTTTCGATTATATACTGCTTACAACTATTACAATAATTTAGATGATAATACTATGCCAGAAATACAACGAACTAATCTTGCACATGTGGTTCTTATGCTCAAGATCCTTGGTATTCGTGACTTATTACAttttgatttcatggatccaccACCTTCTGAAGCAATACTAAAAGCATTGGAACTGCTTTTTGCCTTGGGTGGCTTAAATGAAGTGGGTGAGTTGACCAAAGTGGGTAGAAGGATGGCAGAATTTCCTCTTGATCCCATGCTGTCGAAAGCCATTGTTGCTTCAGAGAAGTACAAGTGCTCAGATCAAATCATTTCCATTGCTGCTATGCTCTCTATTGGCAATTCAATATTTTACAGGCCAAAAGACAAACAAGTCCATGCTGACACTGCACGCATGAATTTTCATCTTGGGAATGTTGGAGACCACCTTGCGCTGCTTAAGGTCTACACTTCATGGAAAGAAACAAATTACTCAACTCAATGGTGTTACGATAATTACATACAAGTTAGGAGTATGAAACGTGCAAGAGATATCAGAGATCAACTTGAGGGACTTCTGGAGAGAGTTGAGATTGAGCTAGTCTCAAATCCCAATGATTTAGAAGCTATAAAGAAGTCGATCACTTCTGGTTACTTCCCTCATTCTGCTAGGCTGCAAAAGTATGGCTCTTATCGAACAGTCAAGCATCCACAAACAATCCATATACACCCCAGCTCAGGGCTTGCCCAGGTGCTTCCAAGATGGGTTGTATACCATAAATTAGTACTTACGAGCAAAGAATATATGAGACAAGTTACAGAACTAAAGCCAGAGTGGTTGGTCGAAATAGCCCCACATTACTACCAGCTTAAGGATGTTGAAGACTCGAGTACAAAGAAGATTCCTCGTGGAGAAGACCGTGCATCATAG
- the LOC133778412 gene encoding uncharacterized protein LOC133778412: MAYRLQDHALDLSLPIAEDALLVLVDSTQVPTCTHIPRKISTDDLMKILPNSWITNYEMLHQPQKFVQTLTEPSYHKKEDASVEIIFDKIQTKTPSCFTTQYMMASITPAHVEIQSFDSQGSPIYAFESLDGHKCWDVCNYKSCLKIEEDLPKQKRRPNSGKRLEQQLNQEEKGIGLLGEPSGKFDYIVKYSAPKDLPDSLPEPTRWDIELPPTGSQEPPLSAPQQNVFPCYKKTAKWMQHHGEAFPAQNQFQQIPQVCMMTTTDYESDFPPLKRFDKQDDHGTVSHQPKVQNPTTKNANESFKKVSPAEEVLNWQ, encoded by the coding sequence ATGGCATACAGACTCCAAGATCACGCTCTAGATCTTTCTTTGCCAATAGCTGAAGACGCCTTACTGGTCTTGGTAGACTCTACCCAAGTTCCAACATGCACTCATATTCCAAGGAAAATCTCTACAGATGATCTTATGAAGATTTTGCCCAATTCATGGATAACAAACTATGAGATGCTCCATCAACCTCAAAAATTTGTCCAGACTCTTACTGAACCATCTTATCACAAGAAAGAAGATGCCTCTGTCGAAATAATCTTTGACAAAATTCAAACAAAGACTCCCAGTTGCTTTACCACCCAGTATATGATGGCCTCTATCACACCAGCTCATGTGGAAATCCAATCCTTTGATTCTCAAGGTAGCCCTATTTATGCTTTCGAATCTTTGGATGGACATAAATGTTGGGATGTTTGCAACTACAAAAGCTGCCTAAAAATAGAAGAAGACCTCCCAAAGCAAAAGCGACGTCCTAACTCAGGAAAACGACTTGAGCAACAACTAAATCAAGAAGAAAAAGGAATAGGATTGTTAGGCGAACCCTCTGGAAAGTTTgactatatagttaaatattcTGCTCCCAAAGACTTACCTGACTCTCTTCCAGAACCAACTAGATGGGACATTGAGCTTCCTCCAACCGGCTCCCAAGAGCCTCCACTTTCGGCTCCTCAACAAAACGTTTTTCCATGCTATAAAAAAACAGCAAAATGGATGCAACATCATGGAGAAGCTTTTCCTGCTCAAAATCAATTCCAACAAATTCCACAAGTATGTATGATGACTACTACTGATTATGAGTCAGATTTTCCTCCTCTCAAGAGATTTGATAAACAAGACGACCACGGTACGGTCTCTCACCAACCAAAGGTTCAAAACCCCACAACCAAGAACGCGAATGAGTCTTTCAAAAAAGTTTCTCCGGCCGAAGAAGTTCTCAACTGGCAATGA